CAGGGGGCGGTGTACGAGGTGAACTGCCGCGGAGCCGGAGGCGAGTTGACGCCGAAGCCGCCGATGTTCTTCGCCCAGCCGCCGGGTGGGCCGCCGCCGCCCGACCGCCCCTACGACCTGGGGATGAAGGCGCTCGGCAGGATCCACTTCGACGCGCCCGAACTGCACGCCGCCCCGGCGACCACCGCCGTGGTGGGGGCGCCGGTCTGGCTCTGGTACGCGGCGACGCCCACCACCTCGGGCACCCAGCGGGCCACCGCCCAGGGCCGCACCCTCAGCGTCACCGCGACCGCGACCCTGACCTCGGTGCACTGGGACACCGGTGACGGCTCCGGCGGCGCGGACTGCACCGGCCCGGGCAGCGCGTACCGGAAGGGCGACCCCGCCGACCGGCCGCCGTGCGGGCACACCTACCGTGCCGCCTCGGCCGGCCAGAAGGACCAGGCGTTCTACCTCACGGCGACCCTCACCTGGCACGTGGAGGCCGTCCGCTCGGACACCGGCAAGCGGGTGTTCACACTCGACTTCCCGGTCTCCAGCGACCAGCCGATGCCGCTCAAGGTCGCCGAGGTGCAGGCCCTCAACTGACCGCAGGTCAGCGACCGAACGACCCCGACGTGACGAAGCTCCAGAAAGGCCGTGGCCGGTGGACACCCGCAACTTCCCGACGCCGGGCGCCGGCACCGCAGCCCTCGCGCCCGACCCCGTCCGCCCCGCTCCGCACGTCCCCTCGCGGGCGATACGGGCTCGGCGGCGCCGGCCGGCCGTGCTGGCCATGGCGGTCGCCCTGATCGCGGCCGGCGGTCTCGGCGGTGCGGCGCTGTACACCAGCTCGGGGCAGCGGATCGCCGTACTGGCGGTCGCCCGCGACGTCCCGATGGGCCAGGCCCTCACCGCCGACGACCTGGTGGTCGCGCACATCGCGGGGGATCCGGCGCTGCGCCCGCTGGACGCCCGCGACCGGGCCCGCACCGTCGGCCTACGGGCCACCACCGACCTCAAGCGCGGCGCGCTGCTGCTGCGGGCCGACCTGACCAGCGACCCCGCGCTGCAGCCCGGCCAGCAGGTGGTGGGCCTGGCGGCGAAGCGGACCCAGCTGCCCGCCAGCCGGCTGCAGCCGGGCCTGCAGGTCCTGGTGGTGTCCACCCCGGACAGCAAGGCCGACGGCTCCGCGGCCGACCGCACGCCGGAGACGCTCACCGCCGTGGTGGTCACCGTGGGGCGGGTCGACACCGACGGCAGTCAGG
The Kitasatospora paranensis genome window above contains:
- a CDS encoding SAF domain-containing protein produces the protein MDTRNFPTPGAGTAALAPDPVRPAPHVPSRAIRARRRRPAVLAMAVALIAAGGLGGAALYTSSGQRIAVLAVARDVPMGQALTADDLVVAHIAGDPALRPLDARDRARTVGLRATTDLKRGALLLRADLTSDPALQPGQQVVGLAAKRTQLPASRLQPGLQVLVVSTPDSKADGSAADRTPETLTAVVVTVGRVDTDGSQVVDVSVPPADGPRLAAWVATGRFQVILAPRAGGGPTAAASPAPSASGGA